One region of Vidua macroura isolate BioBank_ID:100142 chromosome 21, ASM2450914v1, whole genome shotgun sequence genomic DNA includes:
- the SLC31A1 gene encoding high affinity copper uptake protein 1 isoform X1, producing MRSSVEPTARASEQSCSVCRLLLPSHSIDSTAKQKRDWAWDHKLGASGARSASSTAGPTFLCAFLNLSVLKMSHHMNSSMLPTLHPPEHQHPSTTASGHGHDMMMMAMTFHFSCKNVPLLFSGLTINSPGEMAGAFVAVFFLAMFYEGLKIARECLLRKSQVSIRYNSMPVPGPNGTILMETHKTVGQQMLSLPHLLQTVLHIIQVVVSYFLMLIFMTYNGYLCIAVAAGAGTGYFFFSWKKAVVVDITEHCH from the exons ATGAGGAGCTCAGTGGAGCCCACAGCTAGAGCCAGTGAACAGAGCTGCAGTGtctgcaggctgctgcttccctcccaCTCCATTGACAGCACTGCTAAACAAAAAAGGGATTGGGCTTGGGACCACAAGCTGGGAGCCAGTGGAGCTCggtctgccagcagcactgct ggtCCCACTTTTCTATGTGCCTTTCTGAATCTCTCTGTCCTCAAGATGTCTCACCACATGAACAGCTCCATGCTGCCAACCTTGCATCCTCCTGAGCATCAGCACCCCTCCACCACAGCCTCGGGACACGGCCATGACATGATGATGATG GCCATGACTTTCCACTTCAGCTGTAAGAATGTGCCATTGCTGTTCTCTGGACTTACAATCAATTCTCCTGGAG AAATGGCTGGTGCTTTTGTGGCTGTCTTCTTCCTGGCCATGTTTTATGAAGGCCTTAAGATTGCCCGGGAGTGTCTGCTCCGTAAATCCCAAGTCAGCATCCGCTATAACTCCATGCCAGTGCCCGGCCCCAATGGCACCATCCTGATGGAGACACACAAAACCGTGGG CCAGCAGATGCTGAGCTTGCCCCACCTGCTGCAGACTGTGCTGCACATCATCCAGGTGGTGGTCAGCTACTTCCTCATGCTGATCTTCATGACCTACAACGGGTACCTGTGCATCGCCGTGGCCGCGGGAGCGGGCACCGGATACTTcttcttcagctggaaaaaggCAGTGGTGGTGGACATCACAGAGCACTGCCATTAG
- the SLC31A1 gene encoding high affinity copper uptake protein 1 isoform X2 — protein sequence MSHHMNSSMLPTLHPPEHQHPSTTASGHGHDMMMMAMTFHFSCKNVPLLFSGLTINSPGEMAGAFVAVFFLAMFYEGLKIARECLLRKSQVSIRYNSMPVPGPNGTILMETHKTVGQQMLSLPHLLQTVLHIIQVVVSYFLMLIFMTYNGYLCIAVAAGAGTGYFFFSWKKAVVVDITEHCH from the exons ATGTCTCACCACATGAACAGCTCCATGCTGCCAACCTTGCATCCTCCTGAGCATCAGCACCCCTCCACCACAGCCTCGGGACACGGCCATGACATGATGATGATG GCCATGACTTTCCACTTCAGCTGTAAGAATGTGCCATTGCTGTTCTCTGGACTTACAATCAATTCTCCTGGAG AAATGGCTGGTGCTTTTGTGGCTGTCTTCTTCCTGGCCATGTTTTATGAAGGCCTTAAGATTGCCCGGGAGTGTCTGCTCCGTAAATCCCAAGTCAGCATCCGCTATAACTCCATGCCAGTGCCCGGCCCCAATGGCACCATCCTGATGGAGACACACAAAACCGTGGG CCAGCAGATGCTGAGCTTGCCCCACCTGCTGCAGACTGTGCTGCACATCATCCAGGTGGTGGTCAGCTACTTCCTCATGCTGATCTTCATGACCTACAACGGGTACCTGTGCATCGCCGTGGCCGCGGGAGCGGGCACCGGATACTTcttcttcagctggaaaaaggCAGTGGTGGTGGACATCACAGAGCACTGCCATTAG
- the CDC26 gene encoding anaphase-promoting complex subunit CDC26, with product MLRRKPTRLELKLDDIEEFESVRKELESRRKQRDEAEAAVGGEEAAAAAIGALGTEHKSREQLINDRIGYKPQPKAGGRTAHFGTFEF from the exons ATGCTCCGTCGGAAGCCGACGCGGCTGGAGCTGAAGCTGGACGACATCGAGGAGTTCGAGAGCGTCcggaaggagctggag AGCCGCAGGAAGCAGCGGGACGAGGCGGAGGCGGCGGTGGGCGgcgaggaggcggcggcggcggcgatcGGAGCGCTGGGCACGGAGCACAAGAGCCGCGAGCAGCTCATCAATGACCGCATCGGGTACAAGCCGCAGCCCAAGGCCGGCGGCCGCACCGCGCACTTCGGCACCTTCGAGTTCTAA
- the PRPF4 gene encoding U4/U6 small nuclear ribonucleoprotein Prp4, with amino-acid sequence MATARAPAARGAARPPEPPKAKPAEEAEAAPAKRAPIFYGSLEEKERERLAKGEAGLLAKEGMKAAMEAGNINISSGEVFDLEDHMSERQAEVLAEFERRKRARQINVSTDDCEVKACLRALGEPITLFGEGPAERRERLRNILSVVGTDALKKTRKDDDRSKKSKEEYQQTWYHEGPRSLKTARLWLANYSLPRAAKRLEEARLLKEIPEATRTSQRQELHKSLRSLNNFCSQIGDDRPLSYCHFSPNSKLLATACWSGLCKLWSVPDCNLVHTLRGHSTNVGAIVFHPKATVSLDKKDVSLASCAADGSVKLWNLESDEPVADIEGHSMRVARVMWHPSGRFLGTTCYDHSWRLWDLEAQEEILHQEGHSKGVYDIAFHTDGSLAGTGGLDAFGRVWDLRTGRCIMFLEGHLKEIYGINFSPNGYHVATGSGDNTCKVWDLRQRKCIYTIPAHQNLVTGVRFEPNHGNFLLTGAYDNTAKIWTHPGWSPLKTLAGHEGKVMGLDISLDGQLIATCSYDRTFKLWTAE; translated from the exons ATGGCCACCGCGCGGGCACCGGCGGCGCGCGGTGCGGCCCGGCCCCCCGAG CCCCCCAAGGCCAAGCCTGCGGAGGAGGCCGAGGCTGCCCCGGCCAAGCGGGCGCCCATCTTCTACGGGagcctggaggagaaggagcgGGAGCGCCTGGCCAAGGGCGAGGCGGGGCTGCTGGCCAAGGAGGGCATGAAGGCTGCCATGGAGGCCGGCAACATCAACATCAGCAGCG gggaggtGTTTGACCTCGAGGACCACATGAGCGAGCGGCAGGCCGAGGTGCTGGCGGAGTTTGAGCGCCGCAAGCGCGCCCGGCAGATCAACGTGTCCACGGACGACTGCGAGGTCAAGGCCTGCCTGAGGGCCCTGGGCGAGCCCATCACGCTCTTCGGAGAGGGCCCTGCGGAGCGCAGGGAGAG GTTAAGGAACATCCTCTCGGTGGTCGGCACAGATGCGTTAAAAAAGACCAGGAAAGATGATGACAGGTCCAAAAAGTCCAAAGAAGAG TATCAGCAAACCTGGTACCACGAGGGCCCACGCAGTCTGAAAacagccaggctgtggctggCCAACTATTCACTCCCCAG ggcagcgaAGCGGCTGGAGGAGGCCCGGCTGCTCAAGGAGATTCCCGAGGCCACCAGGACATcccagaggcaggagctgcacaaaTCCCTGCGG TCCTTGAATAACTTCTGCAGTCAGATTGGGGACGATCGCCCGCTGTCCTACTGCCACTTCAGCCCCAACTCCAAACTGCTGGCCACAGCCTGCTG GAGTGGGCTGTGCAAGCTCTGGTCTGTGCCTGACTGCAACCTGGTTCACACCTTACGAG GACACAGCACCAACGTGGGGGCAATCGTGTTCCACCCCAAGGCCACGGTGTCCCTGGACAAGAAGGACGTGAGCCTGGCCTCGTGTGCAGCTGATGGCTCTGTCAAACTCTGGAACTTGGAAAG tGATGAGCCGGTGGCAGACATCGAGGGACACAGCATGCGAGTGGCCCGTGTGATGTGGCACCCCTCAGGGAGGTTCCTGGGCACCACCTG CTACGATCACTCGTGGCGCCTGTGGGACCTGGAGGCGCAGGAGGAGATCCTGCACCAGGAGGGGCACAGCAAGGGGGTCTACGACATCGCCTTCCACACCGATGGCTCCCTCGCCGGCACCGG AGGCCTGGACGCCTTTGGCCGGGTGTGGGACCTGCGCACGGGCCGCTGTATCATGTTCCTGGAAGGGCACCTGAAGGAGATCTACGGGATCAACTTCTCCCCAAACGG GTACCACGTGGCCACGGGCAGTGGGGACAACACCTGCAAGGTGTGGGACCTGCGGCAGAGGAAGTGCATCTACACCATCCCTGCCCACCAGAACCTGGTCACTGGCGTCAGGTTTGAAC CCAACCATGGGAATTTCCTGCTCACGGGTGCCTACGACAACACGGCCAAGATCTGGACCCACCCTGGCTGGTCCCCGCTGAAGACACTGGCAGGGCACGAGGGGAAGGTGATGGGCCTGGACATCTCCCTGGATGGGCAGCTCATTGCCACCTGCTCCTATGACAGAACCTTCAAGCTCTGGACAGCCGAGTAG